One Erysipelothrix amsterdamensis DNA window includes the following coding sequences:
- a CDS encoding ABC transporter ATP-binding protein: MTNVFKTMRRISKIGSWAFVGAILGGCVASLANFGLNFTFGKMTQISIEQATAGTFDLQILLTITGLFLLMFPLLVMGQTGNLMGGLNAEKRLKEHMIHHILRQKEATIRASHTGDMMTLLTSDADVINNYYFQGFNYMFIHPTVGGLAALITTFFVDVRFGVIAVVLGIVSVWVATRYADAIQTDYVSARNFQNKATNHVSDIIANETMVRLYNAQNTVVDDYRELNQAHAKALINAEVKKHRVTMWNDGFGALGKILFVGIGFYLARTTDFEFAKVMLLLPLQASIGYMFGNFGVAWNYILEVQTSADRILTMLDMECEEGRIDRQDLSLGKGHDLITFDQVQFGYQPDHTILKSVDFTISPQSKVAFVGESGSGKSTIFQLLLGFYKPDQGQILLDGKDVQDYSLQSVRNQICYVQQESPLFNTTIRENIRLGSKGIVSDAMIEAAAHKAAIHDFIVSLPQGYDTHVGEQGGMLSGGQRQRIAIARALISEAPILIMDEPTSALDSESEQLIQKAIANIQNEKTILIAAHRLSTIRDADKIIVLNHGVIVEMGTHDSLLTEHGVYERFVQSQHI; the protein is encoded by the coding sequence ATGACAAACGTATTTAAAACCATGCGACGAATATCCAAAATTGGTTCGTGGGCTTTTGTTGGCGCAATTCTAGGCGGTTGTGTTGCCAGTCTCGCAAATTTCGGTCTTAACTTTACGTTTGGAAAGATGACGCAGATTTCCATCGAACAAGCTACAGCAGGAACTTTTGATTTACAAATCCTCCTCACAATAACCGGTCTATTTCTCCTTATGTTTCCACTTCTTGTAATGGGACAAACGGGAAATCTCATGGGGGGATTAAACGCAGAGAAACGTCTCAAAGAACACATGATTCATCATATCTTACGTCAAAAAGAAGCAACAATTCGTGCTTCACATACCGGCGATATGATGACCTTATTAACCAGTGATGCGGATGTCATTAATAATTATTATTTCCAAGGATTTAATTACATGTTTATTCATCCTACAGTGGGTGGTCTTGCAGCCTTAATCACAACATTCTTTGTGGATGTGCGATTTGGGGTGATTGCGGTTGTGTTGGGAATTGTGAGTGTATGGGTGGCAACACGGTATGCAGACGCAATTCAAACTGATTACGTATCAGCACGAAACTTCCAAAACAAAGCAACCAATCACGTATCCGATATTATCGCAAATGAAACAATGGTGCGTTTGTATAATGCACAGAATACGGTGGTGGATGATTATCGTGAATTAAACCAAGCGCATGCAAAGGCCCTCATAAATGCGGAAGTTAAAAAGCATCGAGTTACTATGTGGAATGATGGTTTTGGGGCTTTGGGTAAAATATTGTTTGTGGGAATTGGCTTTTACTTAGCACGGACCACTGATTTTGAATTTGCGAAGGTAATGTTGTTGTTACCATTACAGGCATCTATTGGATATATGTTTGGAAACTTTGGTGTTGCTTGGAACTATATTTTGGAAGTTCAAACATCTGCGGATCGTATCTTAACGATGTTGGACATGGAATGTGAAGAGGGTCGTATTGATAGACAAGACCTAAGTCTTGGGAAAGGTCATGATTTAATTACCTTTGATCAGGTTCAATTTGGATATCAACCAGATCATACCATTTTAAAGTCTGTTGATTTTACGATCAGTCCACAATCTAAGGTGGCGTTTGTGGGAGAATCGGGAAGTGGGAAGTCAACCATTTTTCAATTACTTCTTGGCTTTTATAAACCCGATCAGGGGCAGATTTTGTTGGATGGAAAGGATGTGCAAGATTATTCACTGCAAAGTGTCCGAAATCAAATTTGTTATGTCCAACAAGAATCCCCCTTGTTCAACACCACCATCCGAGAAAACATTCGTCTAGGCAGTAAAGGCATTGTCAGTGATGCGATGATTGAGGCAGCCGCACACAAAGCCGCAATCCATGATTTTATTGTGTCGCTTCCCCAAGGGTATGATACACATGTGGGCGAACAAGGTGGAATGCTTTCAGGGGGACAACGTCAACGCATCGCGATTGCTCGTGCACTAATAAGTGAAGCACCCATTCTCATAATGGATGAACCAACATCCGCATTGGACAGTGAGTCAGAACAACTGATTCAAAAAGCCATCGCAAACATCCAAAACGAAAAAACAATTCTTATTGCGGCACATCGATTGAGCACCATTCGAGATGCTGATAAAATTATTGTATTAAATCACGGTGTGATTGTGGAAATGGGAACCCATGATTCGCTGTTAACAGAGCACGGTGTCTATGAACGCTTTGTGCAGTCCCAACATATTTAA
- a CDS encoding ATP-binding cassette domain-containing protein, with product MLILENIKKSYKDLTVLENLNLELNDHSIIYIKGKNGCGKSTLLKIISGILKADDGSIKTNYKNIGALIENPSFIEDQTLIKNLKFLFNIKSNFNYEYVKELADAFDLEIDSKIKMKNYSVGMRQKAGLIQAIMEDQDLILLDEPTRGLDDESILSFTNIISNMKAKTIIICSHDEIEDINFDKKLELVNGKLEKI from the coding sequence ATGTTAATATTAGAAAATATAAAAAAAAGCTATAAGGATTTAACTGTTTTAGAAAATCTAAATTTAGAACTAAACGATCATTCAATCATTTATATAAAAGGTAAAAACGGATGCGGTAAATCAACTTTACTAAAAATTATATCTGGAATACTAAAAGCGGATGATGGCAGCATAAAAACCAATTATAAAAATATAGGGGCTCTTATTGAAAATCCCTCTTTTATAGAAGACCAAACATTAATAAAAAACCTCAAATTTTTATTTAATATAAAATCAAATTTTAATTATGAATATGTAAAAGAATTAGCAGACGCTTTTGATTTAGAAATCGATAGTAAAATCAAAATGAAAAATTATAGTGTTGGGATGAGACAGAAAGCGGGTCTAATTCAGGCAATCATGGAAGATCAAGATCTTATTCTTCTTGACGAGCCAACACGCGGTCTCGATGATGAATCTATTTTAAGTTTCACAAATATAATCAGTAATATGAAGGCAAAAACAATCATAATTTGTTCACATGATGAAATAGAAGACATAAATTTTGATAAGAAATTAGAGCTCGTAAATGGTAAATTGGAAAAAATATAG
- a CDS encoding ABC transporter ATP-binding protein, translated as MIHKLKRAWRESNRFNRYVVLLCSFVLIGAMELMASQYFGALTQSILLRDFTQTQTSLIGFGCLTLLAVLMTYQAQKYQTQVIETMRSQFKTKTVDCILESDYRVSSQLEQGDLIGRLENDVSSIVSATNLSVTLSKAVVLLIILSFGILRIDVRLLILYFIPLPLAFIIQRYASQKSSDFILPWKTAMGKTNALTQDVMNNRTTIRTFGLYDTVASWVEKALVDSRDKGIYGIRSLYLLQFPFSVFAMLPNFLIGIGGTYLIAHGELELGQLVSAFLLVQLISNEFNVIANMVQNIPQLLVSTERIYPIWDAAKETFGNAVGSEDSDPVIAFKDVFFGYPNTDTLVLKGFNLEIYDQEHVGVVGTSGSGKSTLMKLLLGLYTPQAGAVYYKGISIQDWDKQALRNDLAVVFQNSELMNQSIRQNLQYGNQMVSDKKLHEVLDHVHLSDFVDQNGLDFIVGEKGNRLSGGQRQRLSIARALLKESDVLLFDEATSALDVETEQLIQHVMDTTERTQLIIAHRLATLRNCDRIIVMDQGAVVASGTHHELMAQDGIYASLIAIQNGGDHHDKRI; from the coding sequence ATGATCCATAAATTAAAGCGTGCATGGCGCGAAAGCAATCGTTTCAATCGATATGTGGTACTCCTTTGTAGTTTCGTATTAATTGGTGCCATGGAATTAATGGCATCGCAATATTTTGGAGCACTAACCCAATCGATATTACTGCGTGATTTTACCCAAACTCAAACCAGTTTAATAGGGTTTGGTTGTCTTACCCTCCTTGCGGTATTAATGACTTATCAGGCTCAAAAATATCAAACTCAAGTGATTGAAACAATGCGCAGTCAATTTAAAACAAAAACAGTTGATTGCATTTTGGAAAGTGATTATCGTGTCAGTTCACAACTGGAACAAGGTGATCTCATTGGACGGCTTGAAAATGATGTTTCAAGCATTGTTTCCGCAACAAATTTAAGTGTCACCTTATCTAAAGCGGTTGTACTTTTAATAATCTTATCCTTTGGGATTCTTCGTATTGATGTGCGTTTATTAATCTTGTATTTTATTCCCCTTCCATTGGCTTTTATCATTCAACGTTATGCTTCACAAAAATCCAGTGATTTCATCCTTCCATGGAAAACGGCTATGGGTAAAACCAATGCCCTCACGCAAGATGTGATGAATAACCGAACGACCATAAGAACCTTTGGTTTGTATGATACGGTTGCTTCATGGGTCGAGAAAGCACTGGTGGATTCACGGGATAAGGGAATCTATGGAATCCGTTCCCTCTACTTACTGCAATTTCCATTTTCAGTCTTTGCCATGCTTCCCAATTTCCTCATTGGTATTGGTGGAACCTATCTTATCGCACACGGTGAGCTAGAATTGGGTCAACTTGTCAGTGCCTTTCTTTTAGTTCAACTGATTTCAAATGAATTTAATGTTATTGCGAATATGGTTCAAAACATTCCGCAATTATTGGTTTCAACCGAACGAATTTATCCAATTTGGGATGCTGCGAAAGAAACATTCGGGAATGCGGTGGGATCAGAGGATAGCGATCCTGTTATTGCTTTTAAAGATGTATTTTTTGGATATCCAAATACGGATACTCTCGTATTAAAGGGCTTCAATCTTGAGATTTATGATCAGGAACACGTCGGTGTTGTGGGAACCAGTGGTTCAGGGAAATCAACGCTGATGAAGCTCCTGTTAGGACTGTATACGCCTCAAGCCGGTGCGGTTTATTATAAAGGGATTTCGATTCAAGATTGGGATAAACAAGCCTTACGTAATGACTTGGCGGTTGTATTTCAAAATAGTGAATTGATGAATCAAAGCATTCGTCAAAATCTTCAGTATGGCAATCAGATGGTATCGGATAAGAAACTTCATGAGGTGCTGGATCACGTTCATCTCTCAGACTTTGTGGATCAAAACGGCTTGGACTTTATCGTTGGCGAAAAGGGGAATCGTTTGTCCGGGGGACAACGTCAGCGCTTGTCGATTGCACGAGCGCTGCTTAAAGAGAGTGATGTCTTGTTGTTTGATGAAGCAACTTCAGCTTTAGATGTGGAAACAGAACAGCTCATCCAGCATGTTATGGATACGACAGAACGTACGCAACTGATTATTGCGCATCGTCTTGCAACCTTACGCAATTGTGATCGCATTATTGTGATGGATCAAGGGGCGGTTGTTGCGAGTGGAACGCATCATGAACTGATGGCTCAAGACGGGATCTATGCAAGTTTAATCGCAATTCAAAATGGAGGTGATCATCATGACAAACGTATTTAA
- a CDS encoding ArsR/SmtB family transcription factor codes for MKFEKKLNYEFEAYVMFRRFLTQEAPYAEDAHAIHDRIDSIYKGCEASMIQVQKDYPHATEILELLGNEKAQLYYIPFKCFLEIQTRNQNEIEALLVETIEDILKAFFSEGSTRHEGIFQVINHASLSYSGKWALVSMVESADVLYHEFKGIVTDLSKPLKQMLSVFDQEIEVLNQEWTARLESNTYIEYLRDTFGIVWDDHEGIIYPSVMANNSFVDVTYLGITMTEAFLNRNQLSDKNACKMMKSMGDPSKFAILKALNHGQKYGKELATLLDLTPATISYHIQELLNDGLIQCEPSSNKRVYYNIAKDRVRELLVFVEHELEL; via the coding sequence ATGAAATTTGAGAAAAAACTAAATTATGAATTTGAAGCTTATGTAATGTTTCGACGTTTTTTGACCCAAGAGGCCCCTTATGCAGAGGATGCTCATGCGATTCATGATCGCATTGATTCAATTTATAAAGGGTGTGAAGCATCGATGATTCAAGTTCAAAAAGATTACCCCCATGCAACTGAAATTCTTGAATTACTTGGCAATGAAAAAGCACAACTGTACTATATTCCCTTTAAATGTTTTCTTGAAATCCAAACACGTAATCAAAACGAGATTGAGGCTTTATTGGTCGAAACCATTGAAGATATTTTAAAAGCATTTTTTAGTGAAGGATCCACGCGTCATGAAGGGATTTTCCAGGTAATCAATCATGCATCGTTAAGTTATTCTGGAAAGTGGGCATTAGTAAGTATGGTCGAGTCCGCTGATGTGCTGTATCACGAGTTTAAAGGTATTGTGACAGACCTTTCAAAACCGCTGAAACAAATGTTATCGGTGTTTGATCAAGAAATTGAGGTCTTAAACCAAGAGTGGACCGCGCGTCTTGAGTCAAATACTTATATTGAATATCTTCGTGATACGTTTGGAATTGTTTGGGATGATCATGAGGGGATTATTTATCCAAGTGTGATGGCTAATAATTCATTTGTGGATGTAACGTATTTGGGAATTACGATGACAGAAGCATTTTTAAATCGAAATCAACTCAGCGATAAAAATGCATGTAAGATGATGAAAAGTATGGGTGATCCAAGTAAATTTGCGATTTTAAAAGCCTTGAATCATGGACAAAAATACGGAAAGGAACTCGCGACCCTGCTTGATTTAACACCCGCAACCATTTCCTATCACATCCAAGAATTATTAAATGATGGGTTGATTCAATGCGAACCCAGCAGCAATAAACGGGTTTATTATAATATTGCGAAAGACAGGGTTCGAGAATTGTTAGTGTTTGTGGAACACGAACTGGAACTCTAA